Proteins encoded in a region of the Zea mays cultivar B73 chromosome 2, Zm-B73-REFERENCE-NAM-5.0, whole genome shotgun sequence genome:
- the LOC103646441 gene encoding atrophin-1, giving the protein MSQIQEITDMKLEPHDHKKAQRSSPLPPGAAPLLTPALCLSLLCLTTTPRRNARPHGHGTGCTAMPNPSSTPPPAPPAVATRRRRRLLLPSTSSSSSSAVATSASSSSSSSGLSFSFPYFSPAPSPFHHRFLSPLRASAVPFSWEHRPGIPKTPARQAARASGKAKTAAAAALPLPLPPSLLSSKVGAADGPFSSSAADGAKATRRRRRPPALAATLTDWLAVLSLYRSCTRTRSRDCRAPAKARLIDRLTSHR; this is encoded by the coding sequence ATGTCTCAGATACAGGAAATTACCGACATGAAACTGGAGCCGCACGACCATAAAAAGGCCCAACGCAGCTCTCCCCTCCCGCCGGGCGCTGCGCCTCTACTGACTCCAGCGCTGTGTCTCTCTCTCCTCTGCCTGACGACCACACCAAGAAGAAACGCACGGCCGCACGGGCACGGCACAGGCTGCACAGCAATGCCCAACCCCTCCTCAACCCCACCACCGGCGCCCCCCGCCGTCGCCACTCGCCGGCGACGGAGGCTGCTCCTTCCGTCGAcgtcctcttcctcatcctcagcGGTCGCCACGTCCGCCTCCTCTTCGTCGTCGTCCTCCGGCCTCTCCTTCTCCTTCCCGTATTTCTCGCCGGCGCCCTCGCCGTTCCACCACCGCTTCCTCTCCCCGCTGCGCGCCTCCGCGGTGCCCTTCTCCTGGGAGCACCGCCCGGGCATCCCCAAGACGCCCGCGCGCCAGGCGGCACGCGCCAGCGGCAAGGCcaagacggcggcggcggcggcgctgccgctgccgctgccgccctcCCTCCTCTCCAGCAAGGTCGGCGCCGCCGACGGGCCCttctcctcctccgccgccgacGGCGCCAAGGCCACGCGGCGGCGCAGGCGGCCGCCGGCGCTGGCCGCCACTCTAACCGACTGGCTCGCCGTGCTCAGCCTCTACCGCTCGTGCACGCGGACGCGGTCACGCGACTGCCGCGCTCCGGCCAAGGCCCGTCTGATCGATCGGCTCACTTCTCACCGGTGA
- the LOC100192738 gene encoding protein EI24 homolog isoform X1, which yields MIADQINHAREVNPKVRRFPFSSPMESLASQARPAAVLWLAGFFQAARLHRVVSFCASSRALSIRIAQCFLLNGLIFLGSLLTLTSVVIPTLLWILPERCNQTAGHLCEHRAAVSIYSFLRSGLVEIFYVFWFYPLYVFSFILSTIWYNDIAKHALDVVKSKSLVLTQSLDAHNITETKEQPEGFDRVALGIGEQVYSILLLTIFFVEVSVIGYIPYFGKAMNFLLLSLMYAYYCFEYKWNFFAVSLHERLDFFESNWAFFAGFGAPCVLPIFFFSPLISYGFLAILYPLFVLTAAGTQAEQVIDALKPAHEGKLQRIPVFFVAKRLTTKVLQLFPVAQKEQ from the exons ATGATTGCCGATCAAATAAATCATGCTCGCGAAGTAAATCCAAAGGTGAGACGCTTCCCCTTCTCCTCGCCGATGGAGTCGCTTGCCTCGCAAGCGaggccggcggcggtgctctggctCGCCGGCTTCTTCCAGGCCGCGCGCCTCCACCGCGTTGTCTCCTTCTGCGCCAG CTCGAGGGCACTATCCATCAGGATTGCACAGTGCTTCCTGCTGAACGGGCTTATCTTCCTTGGGAG CTTGCTTACACTTACATCGGTGGTCATTCCAACTCTACTGTGGATACTACCTGAGCGATGCAATCAAACAGCAGGACATCTTTGTGAACACAGGGCAGCCGTATCTATCTATTCATTCTTGCGCTCCGGCCTTGTTGAGATTTTTTAT GTATTTTGGTTTTATCCACTTTATGTCTTCAGCTTCATATTAAGTACGATTTG GTATAATGACATTGCCAAGCATGCATTGGATGTTGTGAAAAGTAAGAGCCTAGTTTTGACTCAATCACTGGATGCTCACAACATAACTGAAACAAAAGAGCAGCCTGAAGGATTTGACAG GGTTGCACTTGGTATTGGGGAACAAGTCTATTCAATTCTTCTTTTAACCATTTTCTTTGTTGAG GTTTCAGTGATTGGTTACATACCTTACTTTGGCAAGGCAATGAACTTCCTGCTCCTGTCATTGATGTATGCCTACTACTGCTTTGA GTACAAGTGGAACTTCTTTGCAGTGAGTCTGCATGAGAGGCTTGATTTCTTTGAATCAAACTGGGCGTTCTTTGCTGGATTTG GTGCTCCATGCGTCCTTCCAAttttcttcttctctcctctTATAAGCTATGGGTTTCTGGCTATACTTTATCCGTTG TTTGTCTTGACTGCCGCAGGCACTCAAGCTGAGCAAGTAATTGATGCACTGAAACCTGCACACGAAGGGAAACTACAAAGAATACCTGTGTTCTTTGTCGCAAAGCGACTGAC GACAAAAGTACTGCAACTGTTTCCGGTGGCACAGAAAGAACAATGA
- the LOC100192738 gene encoding Protein EI24 homolog isoform 1 yields MIADQINHAREVNPKVRRFPFSSPMESLASQARPAAVLWLAGFFQAARLHRVVSFCASSRALSIRIAQCFLLNGLIFLGSLLTLTSVVIPTLLWILPERCNQTAGHLCEHRAAVSIYSFLRSGLVEIFYVFWFYPLYVFSFILSTIWYNDIAKHALDVVKSKSLVLTQSLDAHNITETKEQPEGFDRVALGIGEQVYSILLLTIFFVEVSVIGYIPYFGKAMNFLLLSLMYKWNFFAVSLHERLDFFESNWAFFAGFGAPCVLPIFFFSPLISYGFLAILYPLFVLTAAGTQAEQVIDALKPAHEGKLQRIPVFFVAKRLTTKVLQLFPVAQKEQ; encoded by the exons ATGATTGCCGATCAAATAAATCATGCTCGCGAAGTAAATCCAAAGGTGAGACGCTTCCCCTTCTCCTCGCCGATGGAGTCGCTTGCCTCGCAAGCGaggccggcggcggtgctctggctCGCCGGCTTCTTCCAGGCCGCGCGCCTCCACCGCGTTGTCTCCTTCTGCGCCAG CTCGAGGGCACTATCCATCAGGATTGCACAGTGCTTCCTGCTGAACGGGCTTATCTTCCTTGGGAG CTTGCTTACACTTACATCGGTGGTCATTCCAACTCTACTGTGGATACTACCTGAGCGATGCAATCAAACAGCAGGACATCTTTGTGAACACAGGGCAGCCGTATCTATCTATTCATTCTTGCGCTCCGGCCTTGTTGAGATTTTTTAT GTATTTTGGTTTTATCCACTTTATGTCTTCAGCTTCATATTAAGTACGATTTG GTATAATGACATTGCCAAGCATGCATTGGATGTTGTGAAAAGTAAGAGCCTAGTTTTGACTCAATCACTGGATGCTCACAACATAACTGAAACAAAAGAGCAGCCTGAAGGATTTGACAG GGTTGCACTTGGTATTGGGGAACAAGTCTATTCAATTCTTCTTTTAACCATTTTCTTTGTTGAG GTTTCAGTGATTGGTTACATACCTTACTTTGGCAAGGCAATGAACTTCCTGCTCCTGTCATTGAT GTACAAGTGGAACTTCTTTGCAGTGAGTCTGCATGAGAGGCTTGATTTCTTTGAATCAAACTGGGCGTTCTTTGCTGGATTTG GTGCTCCATGCGTCCTTCCAAttttcttcttctctcctctTATAAGCTATGGGTTTCTGGCTATACTTTATCCGTTG TTTGTCTTGACTGCCGCAGGCACTCAAGCTGAGCAAGTAATTGATGCACTGAAACCTGCACACGAAGGGAAACTACAAAGAATACCTGTGTTCTTTGTCGCAAAGCGACTGAC GACAAAAGTACTGCAACTGTTTCCGGTGGCACAGAAAGAACAATGA
- the LOC100272991 gene encoding uncharacterized LOC100272991, with amino-acid sequence MATALNRGLRLLAAGAEASKPASRGFHATGVKRMGGHGHDEPYYIHAKHMYNLHRMKHQGLKVTLSVLGAVGIGVGVPVYAVIFQQKKTASG; translated from the exons ATGGCGACAGCGCTGAACCGCGGGCTCCGCCTCCTCGCCGCCGGCGCCGAGGCGTCCAAGCCAG CTTCTCGTGGATTCCATGCCACCGGCGTGAAGAGAATGGGAGGGCATGGCCATGATGAGCCATACTACATCCATGCCAAGCACATGTATAACTTGCACAGGATGAAGCATCAGGGTTTGAAGGTGACACTCTCCGTGCTGGGAGCGGTTGGCATCGGTGTTGGAGTCCCTGTGTATGCAGTCATATTCCAGCAGAAGAAGACTGCCTCTGGCTGA
- the LOC606416 gene encoding protein disulfide isomerase 10 precursor, giving the protein MATRVLPPALLSFILLLLLSLSARDTVAAGEDFPRDGRVIDLDDSNFEAALGAIDFLFVDFYAPWCGHCKRLAPELDEAAPVLSGLSEPIVVAKVNADKYRKLGSKYGVDGFPTLMLFIHGVPIEYTGSRKADQLVRNLKKFVSPDVSILESDSAIKNFVENAGISFPIFLGFGVNDSLIAEYGRKYKKRAWFAVAKDFSEDIMVAYEFDKVPALVAIHPKYKEQSLFYGPFEENFLEDFVRQSLLPLVVPINTETLKMLNDDQRKVVLTILEDDSDENSTQLVKILRSAANANRDLVFGYVGIKQWDGFVETFDVSKSSQLPKLLVWDRDEEYELVDGSERLEEGDQASQISQFLEGYRAGRTTKKKITGPSFMGFLNSLVSLNSLYILIFVIALLFVMVYFAGQDDTPQPRRIHEE; this is encoded by the exons ATGGCGACTAGAGTCCTGCCGCCGGCTCTGCTCTCTTTCATACTCCTCCTGCTGCTCTCGCTCTCAGCCCGCGACACCGTCGCCGCGGGCGAGGATTTCCCACGCGACGGGCGGGTGATCGACCTCGACGACAGCAATTTCGAGGCGGCGCTGGGCGCCATCGACTTTCTCTTCGTCGACTTCTACGCCCCTTGGTGCGGCCACTGCAAGAGACTTGCGCCCGAG TTAGATGAAGCTGCACCGGTGTTGTCAGGGTTGAGTGAGCCTATTGTTGTTgccaaagtcaacgctgataaatACAGAAAACtcggatcaaaatatggagtgga TGGGTTCCCTACCCTCATGCTCTTTATCCATGGTGTTCCAATTGAATACACTGGTTCGAGGAAAGCTGACCAGCTTGTCCGCAATCTGAAGAAGTTCGTTTCGCCAGATGTTTCTATCCTTGAGTCAGATTCTGCGATAAAGAACTTTGTTGAGAATGCTGGGATAAGCTTTCCGATATTCCTTGGTTTTGGGGTGAATGACTCATTGATTGCTGAGTATGGAAGGAAATACAAGAAAAGAGCCTGGTTTGCTGTTGCTAAAGATTTCTCTGAGGACATCATGGTAGCCTATGAATTTGATAAGGTTCCAGCACTAGTTGCTATCCATCCAAAGTATAAGGAACAGAGTTTGTTCTATGGCCCATTTGAAG AAAATTTCTTAGAAGATTTTGTACGGCAATCCCTTCTCCCTTTGGTTGTCCCAATCAATACAGAGACACTAAAAATGCTGAATGATGATCAGAGGAAAGTTGTTCTCACAATTTTGGAGGATGATTCAGATGAAAACTCTACGCAACTGGTAAAGATTTTGCGATCTGCTGCTAATGCAAACCGTGATTTGGTGTTTGGATATGTTGGAATCAAGCAATGGGATGGGTTTGTGGAGACTTTTGATGTTTCCAAGAGCTCACAGCTGCCAAAGCTACTTGTGTGGGATAGAGATGAGGAGTATGAGCTA GTGGATGGTTCAGAGAGATTAGAAGAAGGTGACCAAGCATCTCAAATAAGCCAATTCCTTGAGGGATACAGAGCAGGAAGAACAACAAAGAAGAAAATCACCGGCCCTTCTTTCATGGGTTTCCTGAACTCTCTGGTCAGCCTGAACTCGCTGTACATCCTTATATTTGTCATCGCCCTTCTGTTTGTCATGGTGTACTTTGCTGGGCAAGATGATACTCCTCAGCCAAGACGAATTCACGAAGAGTGA